A genome region from Nocardioides cynanchi includes the following:
- a CDS encoding class I SAM-dependent methyltransferase: protein MPAPTPSTPHGGSPSILQPDYWWYAARSELLQQVLTPYVGSPARLLDVGSADGPSVGWLTGDLKVSLDLDPRGLQAPDGVCGSVLHLPFADASFDVVGAFDVIEHCEPEGDALRELLRVLEPGGRLLASVPAYQWAWTDHDVANGHHRRYTRGRAVAAVESAGFEVLRATYGFTGVFPAFAAERVVRAVRHRLARGQGGPADVVDVPDVGPRLERILLGLCRWDARMLAHRDLPFGSSVFLAARKPA from the coding sequence GTGCCCGCGCCCACGCCGTCGACCCCGCACGGGGGCTCGCCGTCGATCCTGCAGCCCGACTACTGGTGGTACGCCGCACGGTCCGAGCTGCTGCAGCAGGTGCTGACCCCCTACGTCGGCTCGCCCGCCCGGCTGCTCGACGTGGGCAGTGCCGACGGCCCGAGCGTGGGCTGGTTGACCGGTGACCTCAAGGTGTCCCTCGACCTGGACCCGCGCGGGCTGCAGGCTCCCGACGGCGTCTGCGGCTCGGTCCTGCACCTGCCCTTCGCGGACGCCAGCTTCGACGTGGTCGGCGCCTTCGACGTGATCGAGCACTGCGAGCCGGAGGGTGACGCGTTGCGTGAGCTGCTACGCGTGCTCGAGCCCGGCGGTCGGCTGCTCGCCTCGGTGCCCGCCTACCAGTGGGCCTGGACCGACCACGACGTCGCCAACGGCCACCACCGCCGCTACACCCGCGGTCGCGCGGTCGCGGCCGTCGAGTCCGCGGGCTTCGAGGTGCTGCGCGCCACCTATGGCTTCACCGGGGTGTTCCCGGCCTTCGCTGCGGAGCGGGTGGTGCGCGCGGTGCGCCACCGGCTCGCGCGCGGCCAGGGCGGGCCGGCCGACGTCGTCGACGTGCCGGACGTGGGGCCTCGGCTGGAGCGGATCCTGCTCGGGCTGTGCCGGTGGGACGCCCGGATGCTGGCCCACCGCGACCTGCCCTTCGGCTCGTCGGTGTTCCTGGCCGCGCGGAAGCCTGCCTGA
- a CDS encoding Maf family protein produces MTRLVLASASPARRATLRAAGIEPSVVVSGVDESVVADLAPGPLALRLAELKRDAVAADVTDGSLVLGCDSVLDLDGEALGKPADAPEAVRRWEAMRGRSGVLHTGHALRDTASGREAAALGSTVVHFADVSDDEIAAYVATGEPLQVAGAFTIDGLGGAFVTGIEGDHHNVVGLSLPLLRDLLAELGHAWTDLWA; encoded by the coding sequence GTGACCCGGCTCGTGCTCGCCTCCGCCTCCCCCGCCCGCCGCGCAACCCTGCGTGCCGCCGGGATCGAACCGTCCGTGGTCGTCTCCGGCGTCGACGAGTCGGTGGTGGCCGACCTGGCACCCGGGCCGCTGGCGCTCCGGCTGGCCGAGCTCAAGCGCGATGCCGTCGCCGCGGACGTGACCGACGGCTCGCTGGTGCTCGGCTGCGACTCGGTGCTGGACCTCGACGGCGAGGCGCTCGGCAAGCCCGCGGACGCCCCCGAGGCCGTACGACGGTGGGAGGCGATGCGCGGGCGCTCGGGCGTGCTGCACACCGGTCACGCGCTGCGCGACACGGCCAGCGGCCGTGAGGCCGCTGCCCTCGGCTCGACGGTCGTGCACTTCGCCGACGTCAGCGACGACGAGATCGCGGCGTACGTCGCGACCGGCGAGCCGCTCCAGGTCGCCGGCGCCTTCACCATCGACGGACTCGGTGGGGCGTTCGTGACCGGCATCGAGGGCGACCACCACAACGTCGTCGGCCTCAGCCTGCCCCTGCTGCGCGACCTGCTCGCCGAGCTCGGGCACGCCTGGACCGACCTGTGGGCGTGA
- a CDS encoding GtrA family protein → MSRVPHVFVEIGRFMVTGGLSTIASFLVFNFLVHGLYLTDHPWLETQPILAFVLANVVGMLVSYRLSRHWTFRHRPPVHPDGGRTAFFVINVITMPLAIGCLWLSRHVLHLTDPLSDNIAGNVVGQLIGQAARFYLFRRYVFRTPVTVGEFVHLPQGSRDERRLVDDEPTPDPARRPGS, encoded by the coding sequence GTGTCGCGCGTCCCTCACGTCTTCGTCGAGATCGGGCGATTCATGGTCACGGGGGGACTGTCGACGATCGCGTCGTTCCTGGTCTTCAACTTCCTGGTGCACGGGCTGTACCTCACCGACCACCCCTGGCTCGAGACCCAGCCGATCCTGGCGTTCGTGCTGGCCAACGTCGTGGGCATGCTGGTCAGCTACCGGCTGAGCCGGCACTGGACCTTCCGGCACCGCCCGCCGGTGCACCCCGACGGCGGGCGCACCGCGTTCTTCGTGATCAACGTGATCACCATGCCGCTGGCGATCGGCTGCCTGTGGCTGAGCCGACACGTGCTGCACCTGACCGACCCGCTCTCGGACAACATCGCGGGCAACGTGGTCGGCCAGCTGATCGGGCAGGCCGCCCGCTTCTACCTGTTCCGCAGGTACGTCTTCCGGACGCCGGTCACGGTCGGTGAGTTCGTGCACCTGCCCCAGGGGTCGCGCGACGAGCGGCGCCTTGTCGACGACGAGCCGACGCCCGACCCGGCCCGGCGACCCGGCAGCTGA
- a CDS encoding MFS transporter yields the protein MRLFRDLPPEVRALTGVAFMVALGFGLVAPALPLFATQFGVSKAAAGAVVSAFALMRLLMAPFVGRLVNAFGERVLLATGIGVVAVSSALAGLSQSYWQLLVLRGVGGIGSIMFSVSAASLLVRVTPSHLRGRAQGVWAGAFLVGLVCGPAVGTVASFSLRLPFFLYAGTLVVAGSLGLGALRHSELAARQSVRSTPLALSVALRNRAYLAALAAAFAGDFVLVGARSALLPLYVRDDLHRSAGWAYAAFLIVSLVSGALLLPTGKVADTVGRRPVIVVGLVVGALAFVLLPTLPAIAGLLTATVLIGVAAASDAVAPGAVMGDVVAGTGGTVVAVFQMAGDLGLVLGPVVTGWVADAAGYPPAFVVCAVVCALPVFAVLASPETLQRARPAAAVTVEDAARDATT from the coding sequence GTGCGACTCTTCCGCGACCTCCCTCCCGAGGTCCGCGCCCTGACCGGGGTCGCGTTCATGGTGGCCCTGGGTTTCGGGCTGGTCGCCCCGGCGCTGCCGCTGTTCGCCACCCAGTTCGGGGTGAGCAAGGCCGCGGCCGGTGCGGTGGTGAGTGCCTTCGCGCTGATGCGGCTGCTGATGGCGCCGTTCGTCGGCCGGCTGGTCAACGCCTTCGGCGAGCGGGTGTTGCTGGCCACCGGCATCGGGGTCGTGGCCGTGAGCAGCGCCCTGGCCGGGCTCTCCCAGTCGTACTGGCAGCTGCTGGTGCTGCGCGGTGTCGGCGGGATCGGGTCGATCATGTTCAGCGTCAGCGCGGCCAGCCTGCTGGTCCGGGTCACGCCGAGCCACCTGCGTGGCCGGGCCCAGGGGGTGTGGGCGGGAGCCTTCCTGGTCGGGCTGGTCTGCGGGCCTGCGGTCGGCACCGTGGCGTCGTTCTCCCTGCGGCTGCCGTTCTTCCTGTACGCCGGCACACTCGTCGTCGCGGGCTCGCTCGGACTCGGTGCCCTGCGACACAGTGAGCTGGCGGCGCGGCAGTCGGTCCGGTCGACGCCGCTCGCGCTGTCGGTGGCGCTCCGCAACCGCGCCTACCTCGCGGCCCTCGCGGCGGCGTTCGCCGGCGACTTCGTGCTGGTGGGTGCCCGCTCCGCGCTGCTGCCGCTCTACGTGCGTGACGACCTGCACCGGTCGGCCGGCTGGGCGTACGCCGCGTTCCTGATCGTGAGCCTGGTCAGTGGTGCCCTCCTGCTGCCCACCGGCAAGGTCGCGGACACGGTCGGCCGGCGCCCGGTGATCGTCGTCGGCCTCGTCGTCGGGGCCCTCGCGTTCGTGCTGCTGCCGACTCTTCCGGCCATCGCCGGGCTGCTGACCGCGACCGTGCTGATCGGCGTGGCCGCGGCCTCGGACGCGGTCGCGCCGGGTGCGGTGATGGGTGACGTGGTGGCCGGCACCGGCGGCACCGTGGTCGCGGTCTTCCAGATGGCCGGTGACCTCGGCCTGGTGCTCGGGCCGGTCGTGACCGGTTGGGTGGCCGACGCCGCCGGCTACCCGCCCGCCTTCGTCGTGTGCGCCGTGGTCTGCGCGCTGCCGGTCTTCGCCGTGCTCGCGTCGCCAGAGACCCTCCAGCGCGCCCGCCCGGCCGCGGCCGTGACCGTCGAGGATGCCGCCCGCGACGCCACGACCTGA
- a CDS encoding acyl-CoA dehydrogenase family protein encodes MSFELSREHEEFRQSVREFAEAEIAPYAAQWDRDHHFPTDVVQKMGKLGLMGLTAPEEYGGAGEHGDFSSLCVAIEEIGRVDQSMGITLEAAVGLGINPIQTYGTQEQKDTWLPDLVSGTTLAGFGLTEPGAGSDAGATRTRAELVGGEWVVNGAKQFITNSGSEITSCVTVTARTGERASTTGTRPEISTIIVPSGTDGFTAEPPYDKLGWHASDTHALTFEDARVPEGNLLGDRGRGFSQFLATLDDGRVAIAALAVGCIQACVDASVKYAGERQTFGGPIGRKQGLAFQIADLEVMLRASRLLTYQAAAMKDAMLRGASPKPGEFKQAAAVAKLYATESAVTATRIATQVFGGYGFMEEYPVTRMYRDAKVLEIGEGTSEVQRMLIARGLGLPVE; translated from the coding sequence ATGAGTTTCGAGCTGTCGCGCGAGCACGAGGAGTTCCGCCAGAGCGTCCGGGAGTTCGCGGAGGCCGAGATCGCGCCGTACGCCGCGCAGTGGGACCGCGACCACCACTTCCCGACCGACGTCGTGCAGAAGATGGGCAAGCTCGGCCTGATGGGACTGACCGCCCCCGAGGAGTACGGCGGCGCCGGCGAGCACGGCGACTTCAGCAGCCTGTGCGTGGCGATCGAGGAGATCGGCCGTGTCGACCAGTCGATGGGGATCACCCTCGAGGCCGCGGTCGGCCTGGGGATCAACCCGATCCAGACCTACGGCACCCAGGAGCAGAAGGACACCTGGCTGCCCGACCTCGTCTCCGGCACCACGCTGGCCGGCTTCGGCCTGACCGAGCCCGGCGCCGGCTCCGACGCCGGCGCGACCCGGACCCGCGCAGAGCTGGTCGGCGGCGAGTGGGTCGTCAACGGAGCCAAGCAGTTCATCACCAACTCGGGCTCGGAGATCACCTCCTGCGTCACGGTCACCGCCAGGACCGGCGAGCGGGCCTCGACCACCGGCACGCGGCCCGAGATCTCCACGATCATCGTTCCCAGCGGCACCGACGGCTTCACCGCCGAGCCGCCGTACGACAAGCTCGGCTGGCACGCCTCGGACACCCACGCCCTGACCTTCGAGGACGCGCGGGTGCCCGAGGGCAACCTGCTCGGCGACCGGGGTCGCGGCTTCTCGCAGTTCCTGGCCACGCTCGACGACGGCCGGGTCGCGATCGCCGCGCTGGCGGTCGGCTGCATCCAGGCCTGCGTCGACGCCAGCGTGAAGTACGCCGGCGAGCGGCAGACCTTCGGCGGCCCGATCGGCCGCAAGCAGGGGCTGGCTTTCCAGATCGCCGACCTCGAGGTGATGCTCCGGGCCAGCCGCCTGCTCACCTACCAGGCCGCGGCGATGAAGGACGCGATGCTGCGTGGCGCGAGTCCGAAGCCCGGTGAGTTCAAGCAGGCGGCGGCCGTCGCCAAGCTCTACGCGACCGAGTCCGCGGTGACCGCCACCCGGATCGCCACCCAGGTCTTCGGCGGCTACGGCTTCATGGAGGAGTACCCCGTCACCCGGATGTACCGCGATGCCAAGGTGCTCGAGATCGGCGAGGGCACTTCCGAGGTCCAGCGGATGCTGATCGCCCGCGGCCTCGGCCTCCCTGTCGAGTAG
- a CDS encoding class I SAM-dependent methyltransferase, with the protein MAETRWEQARAGERAAGQGGYGAHFARLLAEGADVEGEARLADALAPRRAWILDAGSGMGRVGAALTGRGHRVVGVDFDPEVIDQSRDTFPELPVVTSRLDLLTPSTLSTAGFPTSYDLIVCVGNVMVLLAPDTERDALGAMAALLAPEGRMMVGFSLRDAPASTARPYPAAEFAADAAAVGLAVESRHASYDLAPFTEASTYAVHVLRHAAGVSDR; encoded by the coding sequence GTGGCGGAGACCAGGTGGGAGCAGGCGCGAGCCGGTGAGCGCGCCGCCGGACAGGGCGGCTACGGCGCGCACTTCGCCCGGCTGCTCGCCGAGGGCGCCGACGTCGAGGGCGAGGCACGGCTCGCGGACGCCCTCGCGCCACGCCGGGCCTGGATCCTGGACGCCGGCTCGGGGATGGGCCGCGTGGGTGCCGCACTGACCGGGCGCGGGCACCGCGTGGTGGGGGTCGACTTCGACCCGGAGGTGATCGACCAGTCGCGCGACACCTTCCCCGAGCTGCCCGTGGTCACCTCGCGGCTCGACCTGCTCACTCCCTCGACCCTGTCCACCGCGGGCTTCCCCACGTCGTACGACCTGATCGTGTGCGTGGGCAACGTGATGGTCCTGCTCGCGCCCGACACCGAGCGCGACGCCCTGGGTGCGATGGCCGCGCTGCTGGCCCCCGAGGGGCGGATGATGGTCGGCTTCTCGCTCCGCGACGCCCCGGCGTCGACCGCCCGCCCCTACCCCGCGGCGGAGTTCGCGGCCGACGCGGCCGCGGTGGGCCTGGCCGTCGAGTCGCGCCACGCGTCCTACGACCTCGCGCCGTTCACCGAGGCCAGCACCTACGCCGTGCACGTCCTCCGTCATGCCGCAGGGGTTAGCGATCGTTAA
- a CDS encoding TetR/AcrR family transcriptional regulator, with translation MTRSRTYHSPAREEAARQTRRRIVAAARELFESQGYAGTTIDAVAARAGVGRRTVFLSVGSKAELLKLAWDWAVVGDDEPVPMVERPHIVAMQQVTDPEVLVRHWVGQIMTVGARVAALAGVLARAQDVDAEAAALQERIDVERRTGVGMFVRHLESVGGLRPGLTVPDAVDMCWILMNPLLQQRLLVERGWTSADLEDWLLRLVRASLLG, from the coding sequence TTGACCCGGTCACGGACCTACCACTCGCCCGCGCGGGAGGAAGCGGCCCGGCAGACCCGGCGCCGGATCGTGGCGGCGGCCCGCGAGCTGTTCGAGAGCCAGGGCTACGCCGGTACGACGATCGACGCCGTCGCCGCGCGGGCCGGGGTCGGCCGCCGCACGGTCTTCCTTTCGGTCGGGTCCAAGGCCGAGCTGCTGAAGCTGGCCTGGGACTGGGCCGTGGTCGGTGACGACGAGCCGGTGCCGATGGTCGAGCGACCGCACATCGTGGCCATGCAGCAGGTCACCGACCCCGAGGTGCTGGTCCGCCACTGGGTCGGGCAGATCATGACGGTCGGCGCGCGGGTGGCCGCGCTGGCCGGGGTGCTGGCCCGCGCCCAGGACGTCGACGCCGAGGCGGCCGCCCTCCAGGAGCGGATCGACGTCGAGCGGCGCACCGGCGTCGGGATGTTCGTGCGCCACCTCGAGTCGGTCGGTGGCCTGCGGCCCGGGCTGACCGTGCCCGACGCGGTGGACATGTGCTGGATCCTGATGAACCCTCTGCTCCAGCAGCGCCTCCTGGTCGAGCGCGGCTGGACCTCTGCCGACCTCGAGGACTGGCTGCTGCGACTCGTCCGGGCCTCCCTCCTGGGGTGA
- a CDS encoding FAD-dependent monooxygenase, translated as MQIAIIGAGPAGLFLGSALARRGHHVTAVDRDAGPVEGAPWARRGVMQFHHAHAFRQTVVESLGRELPEAVELWHRAGAEPIVFTPPGGPPTTLGLRSRRETFERVLHAAAVATPGLTVLRGHVDGVLAEGGRAAGLVVDGARLEGDLVVDASGRGGRTTRSLGERRGIGGPCGQAYVDRVYRLRPGAEPGPMTNPIAWNAEFDGYLSLIFRHERGYFSVLLVRRDSDHALRGLRHVEAFEAATRAIPGLDVWTDPERSEPVTPVLAGGALLNVYRGQVTPEGDLVLPGLFFVGDSVATTTPVFGRGLTTTLWQCESLLSLLDQDSDDLAGVGLALDEWGEAMMRPWVEDHIHLDTARVARWNGADIDLDAPLPSDLILTAAEVRPEIMGSAQGYLSMAALPATLRAAEPIAREVYAGGWRPTFAPGPTRDELAALVAESVVEPQPA; from the coding sequence ATGCAGATCGCCATCATCGGTGCCGGCCCGGCCGGGCTCTTCCTGGGCAGCGCGCTGGCTCGCCGAGGACATCACGTCACCGCCGTCGACCGCGACGCGGGTCCGGTGGAGGGAGCCCCGTGGGCGCGGCGCGGCGTGATGCAGTTCCACCACGCGCACGCGTTCCGGCAGACGGTCGTGGAGTCCCTCGGCCGGGAGCTCCCCGAGGCCGTCGAGCTGTGGCACCGCGCCGGCGCCGAGCCGATCGTGTTCACGCCGCCGGGTGGGCCACCGACCACGTTGGGGCTGCGCTCGCGGCGCGAGACGTTCGAGCGCGTCCTGCACGCAGCGGCGGTGGCGACCCCGGGCCTCACCGTGCTCCGCGGTCACGTCGACGGGGTGCTCGCCGAAGGCGGACGCGCCGCCGGGCTGGTCGTCGACGGGGCCCGGCTCGAGGGCGACCTGGTCGTCGACGCCTCGGGGCGTGGGGGTCGGACGACCAGGTCCCTCGGCGAGCGCCGCGGCATCGGTGGTCCGTGCGGACAGGCGTACGTCGACCGGGTCTACCGGCTGCGGCCCGGCGCGGAGCCGGGGCCGATGACCAACCCGATCGCCTGGAACGCGGAGTTCGACGGCTACCTCTCCTTGATCTTCCGGCACGAGCGGGGCTACTTCTCGGTGCTGCTCGTGCGCCGCGACTCGGACCACGCCCTGCGTGGGCTGCGGCACGTGGAGGCGTTCGAGGCGGCCACCCGGGCGATCCCGGGGCTGGACGTGTGGACCGATCCGGAGCGCTCGGAGCCGGTCACGCCCGTGCTGGCCGGCGGTGCGCTGCTCAACGTCTATCGCGGTCAGGTCACTCCCGAGGGTGACCTGGTGCTGCCGGGTCTGTTCTTCGTCGGCGACAGCGTGGCCACGACCACGCCGGTCTTCGGCCGCGGCCTGACCACGACGCTGTGGCAGTGCGAGTCCCTGCTCAGCCTGCTCGACCAGGACTCCGACGACCTGGCCGGCGTCGGGCTCGCGCTCGACGAGTGGGGCGAGGCGATGATGCGCCCCTGGGTCGAGGACCACATCCACCTCGACACCGCCCGCGTCGCCCGCTGGAACGGCGCGGACATCGACCTCGACGCCCCGCTCCCCTCCGACCTGATCCTGACCGCGGCCGAGGTCCGCCCCGAGATCATGGGCTCGGCGCAGGGCTACCTGTCCATGGCGGCGCTGCCGGCGACGCTGCGGGCGGCCGAGCCGATCGCGCGCGAGGTGTACGCCGGAGGATGGCGTCCGACGTTCGCCCCCGGACCCACGCGAGACGAGCTCGCCGCGCTGGTGGCGGAGTCGGTGGTCGAGCCTCAGCCGGCCTGA
- a CDS encoding pyridoxal-phosphate-dependent aminotransferase family protein, translating into MITERHLFGPGPSNPYPEATDALARPLLGHLDPAFLAIMDEACEMLRTVWGTTNARTLPISATGSAGMEAAFVNTVHDGDVVVVAVNGLFGQRMCDVAARCGAEVVAVEHGWGQPVDVDRVLSAHPSPAIIAAVHAETSTGVRSDIAALGAGKGDALLVTDAVTSIAGIELAADDWGIDVGYAGTQKCLGVAPGLAPFTIGDRAFERRVEKPRSWYLDLNLLGGYVGEAGVKGGGRTYHHTAPVAMVVSLHAALARILDESLPAVWARHEDAGRRLQDGLEAMGLELFAAEGWRLPELTTVKVPDSVDSAAVRRHLLEVHGLEIGAGAGAYASTVWRIGLMGHNARPDAALLVLAALEDALAQAG; encoded by the coding sequence GTGATCACCGAACGCCACCTCTTCGGCCCCGGCCCCTCCAACCCCTACCCGGAGGCGACCGACGCCCTGGCCAGGCCCCTGCTCGGGCACCTCGACCCCGCGTTCCTGGCGATCATGGACGAGGCCTGCGAGATGCTGCGCACCGTCTGGGGCACGACCAACGCTCGCACCCTGCCGATCTCGGCGACCGGGTCGGCCGGGATGGAGGCGGCGTTCGTCAACACCGTCCACGACGGCGACGTGGTGGTGGTCGCGGTGAACGGGCTGTTCGGCCAGCGGATGTGCGACGTCGCTGCGCGCTGCGGTGCCGAGGTGGTCGCGGTCGAGCACGGGTGGGGTCAGCCGGTGGACGTCGACCGGGTGCTGTCGGCGCACCCGAGCCCGGCCATCATCGCGGCCGTGCACGCCGAGACCAGCACCGGCGTGCGCTCCGACATCGCCGCCCTCGGCGCCGGCAAGGGCGACGCGCTGCTGGTCACCGACGCGGTCACCAGCATCGCCGGCATCGAGCTCGCGGCCGACGACTGGGGCATCGACGTCGGCTACGCCGGGACCCAGAAGTGCCTCGGCGTCGCGCCCGGGCTGGCACCGTTCACGATCGGCGACCGGGCCTTCGAGCGCCGCGTCGAGAAGCCGCGCAGCTGGTACCTCGACCTCAACCTGCTCGGCGGCTACGTCGGCGAGGCGGGCGTGAAGGGCGGCGGCAGGACCTACCACCACACGGCCCCCGTCGCGATGGTGGTCAGCCTGCACGCCGCCCTGGCCCGGATCCTCGACGAGAGCCTGCCCGCGGTCTGGGCCCGGCACGAGGACGCCGGTCGCCGCCTCCAGGACGGCCTGGAGGCGATGGGCCTCGAGCTCTTCGCCGCCGAGGGGTGGCGGCTTCCCGAGCTGACCACCGTCAAGGTGCCCGACAGCGTCGACTCGGCCGCCGTACGCCGTCACCTGCTCGAGGTGCACGGCCTCGAGATCGGTGCGGGCGCCGGCGCCTACGCGAGCACGGTCTGGCGGATCGGCCTGATGGGACACAACGCCCGCCCCGACGCGGCGCTGCTGGTGCTCGCCGCACTCGAGGACGCCCTGGCTCAGGCCGGCTGA
- a CDS encoding FAD-binding oxidoreductase, whose product MIPMDALEELRAALPGDVVVTDPAATEKYRHDWSRDPSAGTPEAVVRAEDAAQVQIAVRWAAAHRVPVVPRGAGSGLSGGASAVDGGIVLSLERMAEIEIDTSCQVAVVQPGAFNKDVKAAAAEAGLWYPPDPSSYEICSIGGNVATNAGGLCCVKYGVTTDYVLGLDVVLADGTLVTLGGKRIKDVAGLSLVKLFVGSEGTLGIVTRAILRLVPAQAARSTLVATFPTVHAAAEAVVTMRSTMRPCLCELMDRDSVNAVEDHRPMGLDRDAGALLIVQSDAPGEVRSAELATMQAACEAAGAVECFATDDAAEGEQFVQARRMSFPALEARGSLLLEDVGVPIPLLPDLLDAIGRIATSYDVEIPVVAHAGDGNTHPNIVYDPADADSERRARAAFGEVMAAAIALGGTITGEHGVGKAKAIALPDQLGPDVMALTLTIKRALDPDGILNPGAILDGR is encoded by the coding sequence ATGATCCCCATGGACGCGCTGGAGGAGCTGCGGGCGGCTCTGCCCGGCGACGTGGTGGTGACCGACCCGGCGGCGACCGAGAAGTACCGCCACGACTGGTCGCGTGACCCGTCGGCGGGCACCCCCGAAGCGGTGGTCCGGGCCGAGGACGCCGCCCAGGTGCAGATCGCGGTGCGGTGGGCGGCGGCGCACCGGGTGCCCGTGGTGCCGCGCGGCGCCGGCAGCGGGCTCTCGGGCGGCGCCAGCGCGGTCGACGGCGGCATCGTGCTCAGCCTCGAGCGGATGGCCGAGATCGAGATCGACACCTCCTGCCAGGTCGCCGTGGTGCAGCCGGGCGCCTTCAACAAGGACGTCAAGGCCGCGGCCGCCGAGGCCGGGCTGTGGTACCCCCCGGACCCCTCGTCGTACGAGATCTGCTCGATCGGGGGCAACGTCGCGACCAACGCCGGCGGCCTGTGCTGCGTGAAGTACGGCGTGACCACCGACTACGTGCTCGGGCTCGACGTGGTGCTCGCCGACGGCACCCTGGTCACCCTGGGTGGCAAGCGCATCAAGGACGTCGCCGGACTGAGCCTCGTCAAGCTGTTCGTCGGCAGTGAGGGGACGCTCGGGATCGTGACCCGGGCGATCCTGCGCCTGGTGCCGGCCCAGGCGGCCCGGTCGACGCTGGTCGCGACGTTCCCGACCGTGCACGCGGCTGCCGAGGCCGTGGTCACGATGCGATCGACGATGCGTCCGTGCCTGTGCGAGCTGATGGACCGCGACTCGGTCAACGCCGTCGAGGACCACCGGCCGATGGGCCTCGACCGCGACGCCGGTGCGCTGCTGATCGTGCAGTCCGACGCGCCGGGGGAGGTGCGCTCGGCCGAGCTCGCGACCATGCAGGCCGCGTGCGAGGCGGCTGGTGCCGTCGAGTGCTTCGCGACCGACGACGCGGCCGAGGGCGAGCAGTTCGTGCAGGCCCGCCGGATGTCGTTCCCGGCCCTCGAGGCGCGCGGCTCGCTGCTGCTCGAGGACGTCGGTGTGCCGATCCCGCTGCTGCCGGACCTGCTCGACGCGATCGGTCGGATCGCCACGTCGTACGACGTCGAGATCCCGGTGGTCGCGCACGCCGGCGACGGCAACACCCACCCCAACATCGTCTACGACCCGGCCGACGCGGACTCGGAACGAAGGGCCCGGGCGGCGTTCGGGGAGGTGATGGCCGCGGCGATCGCCCTCGGCGGCACGATCACCGGCGAGCACGGAGTGGGCAAGGCCAAGGCGATCGCGCTGCCCGACCAGCTCGGCCCCGACGTGATGGCCCTGACCCTCACGATCAAGCGCGCCCTGGACCCCGACGGCATCCTGAACCCCGGCGCCATCCTCGACGGTCGCTAG
- a CDS encoding NAD-dependent epimerase/dehydratase family protein — MDTHLVVGAGPVGAATARRLLAAGHHVRVVTRSGTGPEGAELVAADAADSARLAELAEGAVAIYNCVNPTYSRWVTDWPPVAAALLGAAESSGAVLATVGNLYGYGRVDGPITERTPLAATGHKGRVRIRMWNDALAAHEAGRIRTFEVRGSDYLGGNSLLSVLVTPALRKGRRAYVPADLDAPHTWTCVDDVAALLVTGVYDERAWGRAWHVPSDEPRTLRELTSIAAAELGARPKLTAMPYAVLWAAGLVNPMAKELRETQHQFRGPFVLDSTAAQETFGLVSTPTAEAVRIDLAAGPATGVKA; from the coding sequence ATGGACACTCACCTCGTTGTCGGCGCCGGACCGGTCGGCGCCGCCACCGCACGCCGCCTGCTCGCAGCCGGTCACCACGTGCGCGTCGTCACCCGGAGCGGGACCGGTCCCGAGGGCGCGGAGCTGGTCGCTGCCGACGCCGCCGACAGCGCCCGTCTCGCCGAGCTGGCCGAGGGCGCCGTCGCTATCTACAACTGCGTGAACCCGACGTACTCGCGGTGGGTGACCGACTGGCCGCCCGTCGCGGCGGCCCTGCTCGGCGCCGCGGAGTCGAGCGGCGCGGTGCTGGCGACCGTGGGCAACCTCTACGGCTACGGCCGCGTCGACGGCCCGATCACGGAGCGGACCCCCCTGGCGGCCACGGGGCACAAGGGCCGGGTGCGTATCCGGATGTGGAACGACGCCCTGGCCGCCCACGAGGCCGGCCGGATCCGGACCTTCGAGGTGCGGGGGAGCGACTACCTCGGCGGCAACTCCCTGCTGTCGGTCCTGGTCACGCCGGCTCTCCGCAAGGGCCGCCGCGCCTACGTCCCGGCCGACCTCGACGCGCCCCACACGTGGACCTGCGTCGACGACGTCGCCGCCCTGCTCGTCACCGGGGTGTACGACGAGCGCGCCTGGGGTCGCGCCTGGCACGTGCCCAGCGACGAGCCGCGGACCCTCCGCGAGCTCACCTCCATCGCGGCGGCCGAGCTCGGAGCGCGTCCGAAGCTCACCGCCATGCCCTACGCCGTGCTCTGGGCGGCCGGCCTGGTCAACCCGATGGCGAAGGAGCTGCGCGAGACGCAGCACCAGTTCCGTGGCCCGTTCGTGCTCGACTCGACCGCCGCGCAGGAGACCTTCGGGCTGGTGTCGACCCCGACCGCCGAGGCGGTGCGGATCGACCTGGCGGCCGGTCCCGCCACCGGCGTGAAGGCCTGA